A genomic region of Spea bombifrons isolate aSpeBom1 chromosome 9, aSpeBom1.2.pri, whole genome shotgun sequence contains the following coding sequences:
- the ACTR10 gene encoding actin-related protein 10: protein MPLYEGLGTGGEKTAVVIDLGEAFTKCGFAGENGPRCIIRSEIKKPGIPKPIKVVQYSINTEELYSYLVEFIHMLYFRHLLVNPRDRRVVLIESVLSPSPFRETLARVLFKHFEVPSVLFAPGHLMSLLTLGVNSALVLDCGYKESLVLPIYEGIPILSCWGALPLGGKAIHKELEANLLEQCTADTGTAKDQSLPSVMNSVPEDIVEDIKVRVCFVSDLQRGMKIQAAKFNIDGSDERPTPPPDVDYPLDGQKILHVKGSIRDSVAELLFEQDNEEKSVATLILDSLVQCPIDTRKQLAENLVVIGGTAMLPGFLHRLMAEIRYLVEKPKYKESLATKTFKVHTPPAKPNYVAWLGGAIFGALQDILGSRSVSKDYYNQTGRIPDWCCLNNPPLEMMHEIGKSAPPLMKRAFSTEK from the exons ATGCCGCTGTACGAGGGCCTGGGCACCGGGGGCGAGAAAACCGCAGTTGTTATTGATTTAGGAGAAGCGTTTACGAA ATGTGGATTTGCCGGTGAAAATGGACCACGGTGCATTATACGCAGTGAGATAAAGAAACCAGGGATTCCCAAG CCCATTAAAGTTGTCCAGTACAGTATCAACACAGAAGAACTTTATTCATACCTGGTAGAATTTATTCATATGCTTTATTTTAG GCATCTTTTGGTGAACCCCAGGGATCGTCGTGTAGTCTTAATAGAATCTGTTCTGTCTCCATCTCCCTTCAGAGAAACACTCGCACGGGTGCTTTTCAAGCACTTTGAA GTCCCCTCTGTGCTGTTTGCGCCGGGGCATTTGATGTCTCTCCTGACACTTGGAGTCAATTCAGCCTTGGTCTTGGACTGTGGATATAAAGAAAGCTTAGTGCTCCCC ATATATGAGGGTATACCTATCCTCAGTTGCTGGGGTGCCCTGCCATTGGGCGGAAAAGCCATTCACaa AGAACTGGAAGCAAACTTGTTGGAACAATGCACTGCTGACACCGGGACAGCCAAGGATCAGAGCTTACCATCTGTAATGA ACAGTGTACCAGAAGATATCGTGGAAGACATTAAAG TGCGTGTTTGCTTTGTAAGTGATCTTCAGCGAGGAATGAAAATCCAGGCTGCTAAATTCAACATTGATGGTAGTGATGAG CGTCCCACTCCTCCTCCTGACGTGGACTATCCTCTGGATGGACAAAAGATTTTACATGTTAAAGGCTCTATCAG AGATTCCGTTGCAGAATTACTGTTCGAACAGGATAACGAAGAGAAGTCTGTTGCCACGTTAATACTGGACTCCCTTGTACAG TGCCCTATTGATACAAGAAAACAGCTTGCGGAAAACCTAGTGGTTATTGGCGGCACAGCCATGCTTCCTGGATTCCTCCACAGATTAATGGCGGAGATAAGATACTTGGTTGAGAAGCCGAAATATAAAGAATCCCTTGCTACCAAGACCTTCAAGGTCCATACTCCTCCTGCAAAGCCGAACTATGTTGCCTGGCTCGGAG GAGCGATCTTCGGGGCTTTGCAAGATATCCTTGGTTCCCGATCTGTGTCTAAGGACTATTACAACCAGACCGGCCGTATACCCGACTGGTGCTGCCTTAATAATCCTCCTCTGGAAATGATGCATGAGATTGGAAAGTCGGCCCCCCCGCTCATGAAGAGAGCCTTTTCTACCGAGAAATGA